DNA from Mycobacterium sp. SMC-8:
TCGACGAGGTCGCCGAGTCGGGCTATGAGTGGATCGAGCTGGGCCCCTACGGGTACCTGCCCACCGACCCGGCCACGCTGGCCGACGAGCTGGCCGCCCGGGGGCTCAAGCTCTCGGCCGGGACGGTGTTCGAGCACCTGCACCAGGATGACTCATGGGATGCGGTCTGGAAGCAGATCGAGGGCGTCGCCAAGCTGACCGCCGCGGTCGGCGGCAAGCACGTGGTGGTCATCCCGGAGATGTGGCGCGACCCGGCCACCGGCGAGGTTCTCGAAGACCGCCACCTCACCGCCGAGCAGTGGGCCAAGAAGACCGGCGGCATGAACGACCTCGGCAAGGCGATGTTCGAAACCTACGGGGTGCGTGCGCAGTATCATCCGCACGCCGACTCCCACGTCGACACCGAGGACAACGTGTACCGCTTCCTCGATGGCACCGACAGCCGGTATGTGAACCTGTGCCTGGACACCGGCCACATCTCCTACTGCGGCGGCGACAACATCGCGATCATCCGCCGCGCCCCCGAACGCATCGGATATCTGCACCTCAAGCAGGTCGATCCGCAGGTCCGCGCCAAGGTCGAAGCCGAGGACCTGCCGTTCGGCGAGGCGGTCAAGCTCGGCGCGATGACCGAACCGCCGCTGGGGATCCCGGACATGCCACCGCTTCTCGCCGAGGTCGAGAAACTCGGCATCGACGTGTTCGCGATCGTCGAGCAGGACATGTATCCCTGCCCTGCCGACGCCCCGCTGCCCATCGCCAAGCGCACCCGCAACTATCTCGGGTCGTGCGGCATCCCGTCCGTCACATTCACATAGTCGGCCGCTCTTCCACAAGGAGAAATCACCATGCCCGAACTGCGTGTCGCCGTCCTGGGAGTCGGCGTCATGGGGGCCGACCACGTCGCCCGGATCACGTCCCGGATCTCGGGCGCGCGGGTGTCGGTGGTCAACGACTACGTCACCGAGAAGGCCGAGCAGATCGCCTCGGGCATCGAAGGTTGCCGCGCCGTTGCCGATCCCCTCGACGCGATCGCCGATCCGGACGTCGACGCCGTGCTGCTGGCCACCCCGGGCACCACCCACGAGAAGCAGCTGCTGGCCTGCCTGGAGCACCGCAAGCCGGTGATGTGCGAGAAGCCGCTCACCACCGACGTTTCCACATCGCTGGAGATCGTCCGGCGAGAGGCCGGGCTTGATCGCCCGCTGATCCAGGTCGGCTTCATGCGACGCTTCGACGACGAGTACATGCGGCTCAAGGCACTGCTCGACGGCGGCGAACTCGGCGAGCCCCTGGTGATGCACTGCGTGCACCGCAACCCGAATGTGCCGTCGTACTTCGACAGCTCGCTGATCGTCAAAGATTCGCTGGTGCACGAGGTCGACGTGACGCGCTACCTGTTCGGCGAGGAGATCGCCAGCGTCCAGATCGTCAAACCCTCGTCGAATCCTGGTGCGCCCCAGGGTGTCATCGATCCGCAGATTGCGATCCTACGAACGGTGTCCGGACGGCACGTGGACGTCGAACTCTTCGTCACCACCGGTGTCGCCTACGAGGTGCGCACCGAGGTGGTCGCAGAACGTGGCAGCGCGATGATCGGCCTGGACGTCGGGCTGATCCGCAAATCCGCGCCGGGCACCTGGGGTGGTCAGATCACCCCCGGGTTCCGGGAACGGTTCGGCCGCGCCTATGACACCGAGATCCAACGGTGGGTTGACGCCGTCATCTCCGGCACCAACGTCGACGGACCGACCGCGTGGGACGGCTACGCGGCCGCGGCGGTGTGCGCGGCAGGTGTCGAATCGCTCGAAACCGGCCTGCCCGTTGATGTGCAGCTCGCCGACCGACCGTAGAACCGAAAACACAAGCAGGAGCAGAGTAATGACCAAGACGATTTCCCATTGGGTTGATAACAAGGTGTTTGCCGGCGAGTCCTCCGCGACGGCGCCGGTGACCAATCCGGCGACTGGTGTGGTGACCGGTCAGGTCGCGCTGGCCAGCGTCGCCGACGCCCAGCTGGTGATCGATGCGGCCGCTGCCGCGTTCCCGGCCTGGCGGGACACCTCGCTGGCCAAACGCACCCAGGTGCTGTTCGCCTTCCGGGAGCTGCTCAACGAGCGCAAGGGTGAACTGGCCGAGATCATCACCGCCGAGCACGGCAAGGTCGTCTCCGACGCGCTCGGCGAGGTCAGCCGCGGCCAGGAGGTCGTCGAGTTCGCCTGCGGCATCCCCCACCTGCTCAAGGGCGGCTACACCGAGAACGCCTCGACCAACGTCGACGTGCACTCCATCCGCCAGCCCCTGGGCCCGGTCGCGATCATCTCCCCGTTCAACTTCCCCGCCATGGTGCCGATGTGGTTCTTCCCGATCGCCATCGCCACCGGCAACACCGTGGTCCTCAAACCCAGCGAGAAAGACCCCAGCGCCGCGCTGTGGCTGGCCGAGCTGTGGAAACAAGCCGGCCTGCCCGCCGGGGTGTTCAACGTCCTCCAAGGCGACAAGACCGCCGTCGACGAACTGCTCACCAACCCCAAGATCAAATCCGTGAGCTTTGTCGGGTCCACCCCGATCGCCCAGTACGTCTACGCCACCGGCACCGCCGCCGGCAAGCGCGTCCAGGCCCTGGGCGGAGCCAAAAACCACGCCGTGATCCTGCCCGACGCCGACCTGGATTTGGCCGCCGACGCGATGGTCAACGCCGGCTTCGGCTCCGCCGGCGAACGCTGTATGGCCATCTCCGCCTGCGTGGCCGTCGGCCCCATCGCCGACGACCTGGTCGCCAAGATCACCGAACGCACCACCGGGCTCAAGATCGGCGACGGCACCCGCAACACCGACATGGGTCCGCTGGTCACCAAGGCCCACCGCGACAAGGTCGCCTCCTACATCGACGCCGGCGAAGCCGCCGGCGCCAAGGTCGTCGTCGACGGCCGCACCGTCCAGGCCGACGGTGATCAGGACGGGTTCTGGCTGGGCCCCACCCTGCTCGACAACGTCACCGCCGACATGAGCGTCTGCACCGACGAGATCTTCGGCCCCGTCCTGTCGGTCGTGCGGGTGGACACCTACGACCAGGCCCTGGACCTGATCAACACCAACCCCTACGGCAACGGCACCGCGATCTTCACCAACGACGGCGGCGCGGCCCGACGCTTCCAAAACGAGGTCGAGGTCGGCATGGTCGGCATCAACGTGCCCATCCCCGTTCCCATGGCCTACTACAGCTTCGGCGGCTGGAAAGCCTCCCTGTTCGGCGACAGCCACGCCCACGGCACCGACGGCGTCCAATTCTTCACCCGCCAAAAAGCCATCACCACCCGCTGGCTCGACCCCAGCCACGGCGGCATCAACCTCGGATTCCCCACCAACTAAGACCACCCCCACAGTCCGCGAGCGTGCGTGTCCGCAACCGACACGCCGCCCGCAGACCCAACTTCACGCACCCTCGCCAGGGGTGAGCGGGGTGCGGAGAGGCACGGTGACAGAGAGGTGGAAGTGCCAGAGCTGGTGGCGACCGCATGGACGAGTGCAGGCAACACGTCGCCGATGCACAGCCCGGCGACGAGCCCGATTCCGATCACCGAACGCGTCCGGGCAATCGCCGATGCCGGGTACAGCGGCTTCGGACTGATCGCCGATGACCTCCTCGCGGTCCGGGAGTCGATCGGTTTCGCGGCGTTGCGCGACATGATCGCCGATCATGGTCTTTCCCATGTGGAGATCGAGCTGATCGAGCGGTGGTGGGTTGGTCGTGGCCTGCCCGGGCACACGTATCAGATCCGCGACCTGCTGTTCGAGGCCGCCGATGCCCTCAACCCGGCATTCATCAAGATCGGCTCGGAGAACGGTCCCGCCGCCGCGGCGCTGGAACCGTTCGTCGTCCCGCTGCGGCAACTCGCCGACGACGCGGCGCGGCTCGGCACCCGAATCGCGATCGAACCGATGCCGTTCTCCCTGATCGCGTCTCTGCCCAGAGGCGCCGAACTTGTCAGAGCGGCGGACCATCCCGATGTCGGTCTGATCGTCGACGCCTGGCATGTGTTCCGCGCCGGCACCTCGCTTGCCGAGTTGGACGCCGCGCTCACCGGCGAGAGGGTGTTCGGCGTGGAACTCGACGACGCCCACGCGCAGGTGGTCGGCACACTCTTCGACGACACCGTTGAACGCCGGCAGCTGTGCGGCGAGGGATCGTTCGACCTCGTCGGTCTGGTGAAGGTTCTGCGCGACAAGGGTTTCGACGGTCCCTGGGGTGTCGAGATCTTGTCCGCGTCGTTTCGGCAACTGCCGTTGGCCGATGCGCTGAGATCAGCCGCCGAGACCGCGCTCAAGGTCCTTTAGACAGCCACCGTCACCCACGCGCCGGCGGCAAATGGCACCAACCCCGACGAGCGGGCGCGCCACCGGGCACACCTGAACTGCGGCAGGACTACGGGCCGCCACCCGAACGCATCGCATCCCTCTCCATGCCGGTTAGGCGCGAGCCCAGGTCGATGTCGGTCGCCACCCCGACGAGGGCCGTCGCGACGAGCGGCGCCGGCTCTCGGTCGAGCACCACCAGCCCGATCGCTGGACCGGGGCTGTGCACGACCATCGGCCGCGCCGCGAATCCCTGCGGCACCCCCAACTGCGACAGCCACGCGGCCGAGGCGATGGTGGCGCGCCGCGAGTGCGTCAGATGCGCGAAGAGCGCGTCGACCGAGTCGGCTTCCACCGCGGGACGATAGCGGACGCCTTCGGCGGCCATGTTGGCGTCGAGGATGCGACGGTTGCGCATCGTGGTGGTCAACGCGCACAGCTGCCGTGTGGACGCGTCCGCCCAGCTCACCTCGGCGCCGGCCATCAGTGGATCGTCGGCCGGGGCCACCAACACATACCGCTCCCGGTACATCTCGACCGACCGCGTGCCCGGCGGCGCCTCGTCGTCGAGATAGGTCAATCCGGCGTCGATCTCGAAATCGGCGAGCCGGCGTGCGATCTCGCGCGACGACAATGCCTCGATGCGCACCGAGGCCGCCGGATTGCGGGCCAAAAACTCCGCGGTGATGAACGGACTGGCCGGCACCGCCGTCGGGATCGCCCCGAGCCGCGCCGTGACGGTCAACCGGCCGCGCATCCGTTCGAGGTCGGCGAGCATTTCGTCGCGCTCGGCGACGATCCGCTGGGCCCAGCTGACCACCCGGCGTCCCTCTTCGGTGAAGCCCTCGAAGCGGTGTCCGCGCTGGACGATGACGACGCCCAGGTCACGTTCCAATCGACGGATCGCCACCGACAGGGTCGGCTGACTCACATGACAGCGCGCAGCCGCCCGCCCGAAGTGACGCTCGGCCGCCAGCGCCAGGAGGTACTCCAGGTGTTGCAACAGCACCGCGCTCCCCTTCCGGGACCCGCCAAACGGCAGAACGATAGACAGCGTCTATCACCGCATGTGAAATACCAAATGACAACCCTTCCGCACCGGCCGAGGTCCGGTGGTCCGGCGTCTAGATTGGGACCATGGCCCCCGCGAAAGACGTCGACGCCGACTACGACGAGCTGGATGTGCAGGTCAGCGAGCGCAAACGCGAGGCCGCCGGCGTCAAGGCCGTGATGGTCAGCATGCAGCGCGCGCTGCAGCAGATGGGCCCCGTCCGCACGGCCGCCGCGCTGATCAGACTCAACCAGCGGCACGGGTTCGACTGCCCCGGTTGCGCGTGGCCCGAGGAGCCCGGTGGGCGCAAGTTCGCCGAATTCTGCGAGAACGGCGCCAAGGCCGTCGCCGAGGAAGCCACCAAGCGCGTGGTCACCCCCGAGTTCTTCGCCCGCCACACCATCGCCGAACTCGACGCCAAGCCCGAGTATTGGCTGTCCCAGCAGGGCCGGCTGACCCACCCGATGGTGCTGCGGCCGGGTGACGACCGATACCGGCCCATCGAGTGGGAAGCGGCGTACCGGTTGATCGCCGACGAGCTCGGCGCCCTCGACGACCCGAACCAGGCCGTCTTCTACACCTCCGGACGCACCAGCAACGAGGCCGCGTTCCTCTACCAGTTGTTCGTGCGCAGCTTCGGCACCAACAACCTGCCGGACTGTTCGAACATGTGCCACGAGTCCTCGGGGACCGCGCTCGTCGACGCGATCGGCATCGGCAAGGGATCGGTCACCGTCGAAGACCTGGTGCAGGCCGACCTCATCGTGATCGCCGGCCAGAACCCCGGTACCAACCATCCGCGGATGCTGTCGGTGCTGGAGAAGGCAAAGGCCAACGGCGCGAAGGTCATCGCGGTCAACCCCCTGCCCGAAGCCGGCCTAATCCGGTTCAAGGACCCGCAGAAGGTGCACGGCGTGGTCGGCGACGGGGTGCCGATCGCCGACGAATTCGTACAGATCCGCCTCGGCGGCGACATGGCGTTGTTCGCCGGTCTGGGCCGGCTGCTGTTGGAGGCTCAGGACAAGGCCGGTCCTGGAGTGCAGATCGTGGACCGCGATTTCGTCGCGGCACACACCGCGGGGTTCGCCGACTACGAGGCGCGCACCCGTGCCATCGATCTCGACACCGTACTCGAGGCGACCGGTATCGACCGCGCGCAACTCGACCGCGTCGCGGCGATGATGGCGACGTCGCGACGCATCGTGGTGTGCTGGGCGATGGGCCTGACTCAGCACAGGCATGCGGTCCCGTCGATCAGCGAGATCTGCAACCTTCTGTTGATGCGCGGCATGATCGGCAAGCCCGGCGCCGGTCTGTGCCCCGTGCGCGGCCACTCCAACGTCCAGGGTGACCGCACGATGGGGATCTGGGAGAAGGTGCCCGAGCGGTTCCTGGCCGCCCTCGACGACCGGTTCGGCATCGCCAGCCCGCGCGACCACGGCTATGACACCGTCGACGCGATCCGCGCGATGCGCGACGGCAAAGCCACGGTGTTCATGGCCATGGGAGGCAATTTTGTCTCCGCCACCCCGGACACCCCGGTCACCGAGGCCGCGTTGCGCAACTGCTCGCTGACGGTCCAGGTGTCGACGAAACTCAACCGCAGCCACCTTGTCCACGGCCGCACCGCGCTCATCCTGCCGTCGCTGGGACGCACCGACCGCGATGTACAGGCGACCGGCAAACAGCTTGTGTCGGTAGAGGATTCGATGTCGATGGTGCACTTGTCACGCGGCAGCCTGCCCCCGCCCGGCGATCAGGTGCGCAGCGAGGTCGCGATCATCTGCCAATTGGCCCGCACGGTGTTCGGCCCCGGCCACCCCGTGCCCTGGGAGACGTTCAACGCCGACTACGACACCATCCGGGACGCGATCGCGGAGGTGGTCCCCGGATGCGAGGACTACAACCGCAAGGTGCGTGCTCCCGACGGGTTCCAGCTGCCGCATCCGCCGCGAGATTCCCGCGAATTTCACACTGCGACAGGAAAAGCCAACTTCACGGCATATCCGCTCGAGTGGGTGCCGGTGCCCGACGGCCGACTGGTGCTGCAGACGCTGCGCAGCCACGACCAGTACAACACCACCATCTACGGGCTCGACGACCGCTACCGGGGCGTCAAGGGCGGCCGGCGGGTGGTGTTCGTCAACCCCGCCGACCTGGACAGGTTCGGGCTGTCCGACGGCGACCGCGTCGACCTGATCTCCGAATTCCCCGCTGCCGACGGTCAGGTGCAGGAGCGATGCGCGAAGGACTTCCGCGTCATCGCGTACCCGACGCCGGAGGGCAACGCCGCCGCCTACTACCCGGAGACGAATCCGCTTGTGCCGCTGGACCATACCGCCGCAAAGTCGAACACGCCGGTGTCCAAGGCCGTTGTGATCAGGATGGAGCGCAGCTGAATGGGCCGGGTGACCGCGCGCCGCCGGGTGCATCACGTGACGACCGAGGACGCCGTCGCGCGACCGGACACCCTGGTCGTCGAGGAACCGTTGGAGATTCGGGTCGACGGCAAGCCGATCACCGTCACGATGCGCACCCCGGGCTCGGACGTCGAACTGGCACAGGGTTTCCTGCTCACCGAGGGCATCGTGCGGGGCCGCGAGGACATCATGTCGGTGCGCTACTGCAGGGGCGCGACCGCCCCCGCCCCCGTCCCCGAATCGCTTCGCTCCAGCCTGCCGGACGACGGTTCGGGGCTTTCACAGAACACCTACAACGTCCTGGATGTGACGCTGGCCGACGGTGTCCCGCCGCCTGATGTGGATCCCACGCGGAACTTCTACACGACGTCGTCGTGTGGGGTCTGCGGCAAGGCATCGCTGGACGCCGTGCGGTTGATCAGCAGACACGCCCCCGGCGACGACCCGGCGACGGTCACCGCCGAAACGCTGTCGGCGATGCCCGACAAGCTGCGCGGGGAACAGAAGGTGTTCGCCGCCACCGGAGGACTGCACGGTGCGGCGCTCTTCGGCACCGACGGTTCCCTACTCGTGGTCCGTGAGGACATCGGCCGGCACAACGCCGTCGACAAGGTGGTGGGGTGGGCACTGGAGAACCGGCGGATCCCGCTCGGCGACACCGTACTGCTGGTCAGCGGCCGCGCGTCGTTCGAATTGACCCAGAAAGCGGTGATGGCCGGCATTCCGGTGCTCGCCGCGGTGTCGGCCCCGTCGTCGCTGGCGGTCGATCTGGCCGCCCAATCGGGTGTCACGCTGGTGGCCTTCCTGCGCGGTGATTCGATGAACGTCTACACCCGCCCCGACCGCGTGCTCAGCTGAGCGGCCTTTGCGCGATCTCCACGATTTCTCCACACACGCTCCAAGCACACGGGTCGGGTCGGCGGCGAGCATCGACACATGTCGCAGATCCTCATCGCATCCTGCCCGCCGGTCGGACACATCTCGCCGCTGCTGAACGTCGCACGCGGACTCGCCGCCCGCGGTGACCGCGTCTCCGTGCTGACCAGCTCCCGCCATGCCGACAAGATCCGAGCTGTCGGCGCGGATCCCGTGCCGCTGCCCTACGCCGCCGACTACGATGATTCTTCGTTCGACGCCGACCTGCCGGGACGCGCGCAGACGTCCGGCTTGGCACGGCTCAACTTCGACATCGAGCACATCTTCGTGCGGCCTATGCCCGTTCAGTTCGGAGCGCTCAAAGAAGTGTCGGCGAGCCACCACTACGACGCCGTCATCGCCGACGCGTTGTTTCTCGGTGTACTGCCACTGCTCCTCGGCGATCGCGGCGCCCGCCCGCCGATCCTGTCCTACTCCACCACACCGCTGTTTTTGACTAGCCGCGACACCACACCGGCGGGGCCGGGGATAGCGCCGATGCGCGGCGTGGTCGGCAGGCTGCGCAACCGCGCCCTGACACTGGCCACGCAACGGGCCGGATTGCGCCCGGCGCACCGGGCCGCCGAACGGATGCTCGCCGCGATGGGCGTACCGAAGCTGCCGGTGTTCGTCTTGGACTCCGCCGTACTGGCCGACCGGGTGATCGTCCCGACCATCCCCGAATTCGAGTACCGGCGCAGCGATCTTCCCCCGCATGTCCGATTCGTCGGCGCTGTCAGTCCACCGCCTGCCGACGACTTCGTCGCGCCGCCCTGGTGGCATGAGCTCGACAGCAGCAGGCCCGTCGTGCATGTCACCCAGGGCACGGTCGACAATGCCGACCTGCGCCGACTGGTCGAACCGACCATCGAGGCGCTGGCGGCGGAGAACGTCACCCTCGTCGTCACCACCGGCGGCCGCCCGCTCTCCGAGATCCGAACATCGTTGCCCGCCAACACTTTCGCCGCCGAATACCTACCCCATGAGGTCCTGCTGCCCCGAGTCGACGTCATGGTCACCAACGGCGGTTACGGCGCCGTGCAACGCGCACTGGCCGCCGGAGTGCCCATGGTCGTCGCCGGCCGGACCGAGGACAAGCCCGAGGTGGCGGCCCGGGTACGGCACTTCGGCGTCGGGGTCGATCTGCGGACCGCCACACCGACTTCGCACACCGTCCGCCGTGCCGTGCGGCAGGTGCTCCACGATGCGGCCTATCGCGCCCAAGCTCGTCGGCTGCAGTGCGCATATGCGGGCCGCGACAGCATCGCCGCCATCGCCGCGCTGGTCGACGAGGTGGTCGCCGAGTGGGCACCACCTCTGCAGTCGACCTAGGCGGAGGGGGCGGCGCACCCCACGTGGTGAAAATGCGTTGAGGGCCGTCAGTCGCGATGACTGACGGCCCTCAACGCAATCTCAACAGGGACTCTAGGCGGACTTGTCGCGACGTTCGGTCCGCGACGGCTTGCGCGGCACGATGGTCGGTAGCACGTTGTGCTCGACGGTCTCCCTGGTCACGACCACCTTGGCGACGTCGTCGCGGCTCGGGATGTCGTACATCACCGGCAGCAGGACTTCCTCCATGATGGCCCGCAGACCGCGCGCGCCGGTGCCCCGATGGATGGCCTGATCGGCAATGGCCTCCAGCGCCTCTTCGTCGAACTCCAGCTCCACCCCGTCCATCTCGAACAGCCGGGTGTACTGCTTGACCAACGCGTTCTTCGGCTGGGACAGGATCTGCACGAGCGATTCCTTGTCCAGATTGGTCACCGACGCCACGACAGGGAGCCGGCCGATGAACTCGGGGATCAGCCCGAACTTGATCAGATCCTCGGGCATCACCTCGGCGAAGTGATCCTGGGTGTCGACCTCGGCCTTGGAGTGCACCTCGGCGCCGAAGCCGAGTCCGCGCTTGCCGACGCGATCGGAGACGATCTTCTCCAACCCTGCGAACGCACCGGCGACGATGAACAACACGTTGGTGGTGTCGATCTGGATGAACTCCTGGTGCGGGTGCTTGCGGCCGCCCTGCGGGGGCACCGAGGCCTGCGTGCCCTCCAGGATCTTCAGCAGCGCCTGCTGAACGCCTTCACCGGAGACGTCGCGGGTGATCGACGGGTTCTCACTCTTGCGGGCGATCTTGTCGACCTCGTCGATGTAGATGATCCCGGTCTCGGCGCGCTTGACGTCGTAATCGGCGGCCTGGATCAGCTTGAGCAGAATGTTCTCGACGTCCTCGCCGACGTAGCCGGCTTCGGTCAGCGCGGTCGCGTCGGCGATGGCGAACGGGACGTTGAGCATCTTGGCCAGCGTCTGGGCCAGGTAGGTCTTGCCGCAGCCGGTGGGGCCGAGCATCAGGATGTTGGACTTGGCCAGCTCGACGGGCTCGGAACGCGAATCGCGCGACTTCTCTCCGGCCTGGATGCGCTTGTAGTGGTTGTAGACGGCCACGGCCAGGGTGCGCTTGGCGGTGTCCTGACCGATGACGTATCCCTCGAGGAACTCCCGTATCTCGGCCGGCTTCGGCAACTCGTCGAGTTTGACATCGTCGGCGTCGGCGAGCTCCTCTTCGATGATCTCGTTGCACAGATCGATGCACTCGTCGCAGATGTACACACCCGGTCCCGCGATGAGCTTCTTCACCTGCTTCTGGCTCTTGCCGCAGAACGAGCACTTCAGCAGGTCGCCGCCATCTCCAATGCGTGCCATGGTGCTGGGGTCCTACTTCCTTCGCCGTCGATATCCAGTCGTTTCGGTGCGGGGCACCGGGACCGCTTGTGTAGCCCCGACTTGTGTAGCCCCGACGCTACCCGCTGTTTCCGCCGCTGTGCGACCGATAAAGCCGAATAGCGTCGGTGGTATTCACGTGTAGTTGCGTCAACATATCGCCTGACCCGCCCGCGATGGTCGCGTAACGCACCACCGTGTCTCTGGCGTGTCGCCGCCGTTACCCGACCGAGAGTACCTGCCTGGGCAGGGTGTAACCGGTCGACCTCTTGACCTGCTCATCGGACGTGCGGTGGCGGGGTGGGAATCCTCGGCGCGACCGGACGGTGCTGGTCAGCGACGGCGGGCCGGCCACCGAACTCGAAGCGCGCGGCCACGACCTGTCGCACGGTCTGCGGTCGGCGCGGTTGCTGGTGGACGCGCCCGAGGAGATCGTCGCGGTGCCTGCGGCGTATTTCGCCGCGCCCGCGACGCACACGGTGCGGCTGCTGCCGGGTCGGCCCGGCGGAGATCAGCCGGATTGCCGGCGAGCTGAGCGCCTAGGAGTCTGCTGAATTAATCCGGCGTGGTGGCGGGGTTTGTGGCTGGGTTCTCGAGATGATTAATGGATGCAGGGGCATTCTGAGGATCAGCGTGAGCTGTTGGATGCGGAGTCGGTTGCCGGGCATCTGCTGAAGTCCGACAGCATGTTTGTATTCCTGGCCGAACACCGCCACGAGTTGTTTCCCGAGGCGATGTTCGCTGATCTTTTCCCGTCGCGGCGGGGGCGTCCGAGCGTGCCGGCCGAGGTGATGGCCTCGGTGATCACCTTGCAGGCCCTGCACGGGCTCTCTGATAGCGAGACCGTGGACGCGGTCACCTTCGATCTGCGCTGGAAAGCCGCGTGCGGGTTGGCGGTGACCGCGCCGGCGTTTCACTCGACCACGCTGACCTATTGGCGGCGCCGGCTGGCGGCCTCGCAGGCGCCGGACCGGATCTTTGAGGCGGTCAAGGCCGTCGTGGCGCAGACCGGTGTGTTGGCCAAAAAGACGCGGCGAGCGTTGGACTCCACCGTGCTCGATGATGCGGTGTCCACCCAGGACACCGTAACCCAGCTGATCGCTGCGATCCGCCGGGTCGGGCGCGAAGTCCCAGGGGCCGGCGAGGTGATCACCACTTACTGCACCGCCCACGATTACAGCGATCCGGGTAAACCGGCGATCGCCTGGAACGACAGAACCGCCCGCGACCAGCTTGTCGACGCCTTGGTCGGCGATGCGCACCGGCTGCTGGGGCATCTGCCCGACCAGGAACTGGGCCCGCGCGCCGCTGAGGCGGTGTCGTTGTTGGCGCTGGTCGCCGGCCAGGACGTCGAACCGGTCGAGGGTTCTGATGGCACCGACGGGCAGTGGCGCATCGCGCAGAAGGTGGCCGGTGATCGGGTGATCTCTACCGTGGATCCCGAAGCCCGCCATGCCCATAAGACGGTGCATCGCCGCCAGGACGGATACAAGGCCCACATCGCGGTCGAACCTGATACCGGGATCATCACCGACTGCGCGCTGACCAAGGCAAGCGGACAAGACAATCACGAAGCCGTCATCGGACTGGCGCTGCTGGCACACGAGACGACGGCGGTGCGGGTGCTCGGCGATTCGGCCTACGGCACCGGTCAGGCACGGGCGACGCTGGCCGAGCTCAAGCATGTCGCCGTGATCAAACCGCTCCCGCTGAGAACCCCGGTCCCGGGTGGGTTCACCAGCGATGACTTCACCATCGATTTCGCGGCCCGTACCGTGACGTGTCCGGCCGAGCACACCATCCCCATCGGGCCTAGCGGTGGAGCCGCATTCGAAAAGCATTGCCGGTCATGCGCTTTGAGGCACCTGTGCACCACCGCAGTGCGTGGGCGAAAGCTCACCATCAGCGAACACGAACCGCACCTACGTGCCGCCCGGGCCATCGCGCGCACACCCGAATGGCAGGCCGAGTACCGCCAACACCGCCCCATGGTGGAACGCTCGATCGCCTGGTTGACCCGCGGCAACCGCAAAGTCCGCTACCGCGGCGTCAGCAAGAACAACCAC
Protein-coding regions in this window:
- a CDS encoding IS1182 family transposase; this translates as MQGHSEDQRELLDAESVAGHLLKSDSMFVFLAEHRHELFPEAMFADLFPSRRGRPSVPAEVMASVITLQALHGLSDSETVDAVTFDLRWKAACGLAVTAPAFHSTTLTYWRRRLAASQAPDRIFEAVKAVVAQTGVLAKKTRRALDSTVLDDAVSTQDTVTQLIAAIRRVGREVPGAGEVITTYCTAHDYSDPGKPAIAWNDRTARDQLVDALVGDAHRLLGHLPDQELGPRAAEAVSLLALVAGQDVEPVEGSDGTDGQWRIAQKVAGDRVISTVDPEARHAHKTVHRRQDGYKAHIAVEPDTGIITDCALTKASGQDNHEAVIGLALLAHETTAVRVLGDSAYGTGQARATLAELKHVAVIKPLPLRTPVPGGFTSDDFTIDFAARTVTCPAEHTIPIGPSGGAAFEKHCRSCALRHLCTTAVRGRKLTISEHEPHLRAARAIARTPEWQAEYRQHRPMVERSIAWLTRGNRKVRYRGVSKNNHWLHHRAAALNLRRLISMGLTHTGTTWAIA